CCCATCGACCACTACACTTCGCTTGATGGTTTTTGCGATAACACCGGCGCGCTCAATCCGGCGCTGCCCAGATCTCAATGGAGCGTCACCTTCTCGGACGCCGAGACGCATACGCTGGTCGAGACGGTCGTTTCCTACGCGTCGGCCGAAGCTCTCCAGCAAGTCATCCAGATGGGGCTGAAAGAAGGTCTGGCCTCGACACTGGAACGTCTGGACGAACTGCTTTTAACCCTCAACTGAACATTGAGAGCATGATCTGATGCCTACGCCAAAACACAATCCCAAGGTAGATGCCTACGCAGAACAGGCCGAAGACTTTGCCAAGCCCATCTTCACCCATCTGCGAAACCTGATTCATACGGTGTGCCCGGAGGTCGTTGAAGAGGTCAAATGGGGAATCCCGCATTTCGACTACAAAGGCGACATGATGTGTATCTTCGCCGCCTACAAGAAGCATTGCTCCTTCACGTTTTACAAAGACGCGCTGATGAGCGACCCACGGCTCAAGGCCAATGATGCCCTCCCCGCTGCCAGGCGTTTCATGGGCAAGCTGACCAGGGTGACCGACCTGCCTCCAGAAGATGAGCTGACCGCCTGGATCAAGGAAGCGATGGGACTCAATGAGCAAGGCCTGAAGCTGCCGGCACGCGAAGCCAAAACGCCCAAAGAAGTTGGCGTGCCAGCGGCATTTGCCGAAAAGCTCCAGGCCAACCCGGAGATCATCAAGATTTTCGAGAGCAAGTCGGCGTCGTTTCAAAAGGAATACAACGTCTGGATTGGCGAAGCAAAAACAGATGCCACGCGTGAAAAGCGCATCGAAGAAGCGCTAGCCTGGATCGCGGAGGGCAAGGGGCGTTTCTGGAAGTACGCCAAATAGCGGCGAACCATTCAAGGCGGCAACAGGTCGCGGCGTCCAGCCTTGGCTATGTCATCACAGGCAGCAAAGTCACTGTGATTGAACGCGAGCAGTTGCGTTTGATTGCGCTTCAAGACTGACTGGATTCAAGCGATTTCACGCGTTCAGATAGCTTATCAAGTTCGCTTTGCAATGCGCACTTCACTCGTCAATTTGTCAGGGAGTGTCCGGCA
This is a stretch of genomic DNA from Silvimonas iriomotensis. It encodes these proteins:
- a CDS encoding DUF1801 domain-containing protein is translated as MPTPKHNPKVDAYAEQAEDFAKPIFTHLRNLIHTVCPEVVEEVKWGIPHFDYKGDMMCIFAAYKKHCSFTFYKDALMSDPRLKANDALPAARRFMGKLTRVTDLPPEDELTAWIKEAMGLNEQGLKLPAREAKTPKEVGVPAAFAEKLQANPEIIKIFESKSASFQKEYNVWIGEAKTDATREKRIEEALAWIAEGKGRFWKYAK